From a single Streptomyces sp. NBC_00377 genomic region:
- a CDS encoding ROK family glucokinase, with protein sequence MGLTIGVDIGGTKIAAGVVDEEGNILSTHQVPTPGTPEAIVDAIAAAVDGARVGHDIVGVGIGAAGYVNRQRSTVYFAPNIDWRQEPLKDEVEARVGLPVVVENDANAAAWGEYKFGAGKGHRNVICITLGTGLGGGIIIGNKLRRGHFGVAAEFGHIRMVPDGLLCGCGSQGCWEQYASGRALVRYAKQRANATPENAEILLGLGDGSPDGIEGKHISMAARQGDPVAVDSYRELARWAGAGLADLASLFDPSAFIVGGGLSDEGELVLDPIRKSYKRWLVGGNWRPVADVIAAQLGNKAGLVGAADLAREPDPIM encoded by the coding sequence ATGGGACTCACCATCGGCGTCGACATCGGCGGCACGAAGATCGCGGCCGGCGTGGTCGATGAGGAAGGCAACATCCTGTCGACCCACCAGGTGCCGACCCCGGGCACGCCCGAGGCCATCGTGGACGCCATCGCCGCCGCCGTCGACGGCGCGCGTGTGGGGCACGACATCGTCGGTGTGGGCATCGGCGCCGCCGGCTACGTCAACCGGCAGCGCTCCACGGTGTACTTCGCGCCCAACATCGACTGGCGCCAGGAGCCGCTGAAGGACGAGGTCGAGGCCCGCGTGGGTCTCCCGGTCGTGGTGGAGAACGACGCCAACGCCGCCGCGTGGGGCGAGTACAAGTTCGGCGCCGGCAAGGGCCACCGCAACGTCATCTGCATCACACTCGGCACCGGCCTCGGCGGCGGCATCATCATCGGCAACAAGCTGCGCCGCGGTCACTTCGGGGTGGCCGCCGAGTTCGGCCACATCCGCATGGTGCCGGACGGTCTGCTGTGCGGCTGCGGCTCGCAGGGCTGCTGGGAGCAGTACGCCTCGGGACGCGCCCTGGTGCGCTACGCCAAGCAGCGCGCCAACGCCACCCCGGAGAACGCCGAGATCCTGCTCGGCCTGGGCGACGGCAGCCCCGACGGCATCGAGGGCAAGCACATCTCCATGGCCGCCCGGCAGGGCGACCCGGTCGCGGTCGACTCCTACCGCGAGCTGGCCCGCTGGGCCGGCGCGGGTCTCGCCGACCTCGCCTCCCTCTTCGACCCCTCCGCCTTCATCGTCGGCGGCGGTCTCTCCGACGAGGGCGAGCTGGTCCTCGACCCGATCCGCAAGTCCTACAAGCGCTGGCTGGTCGGCGGCAACTGGCGCCCGGTGGCCGACGTCATCGCGGCCCAGCTGGGCAACAAGGCGGGCCTGGTGGGGGCGGCGGACCTGGCGAGAGAGCCCGACCCGATCATGTAG
- a CDS encoding response regulator transcription factor, which translates to MSRRQDPIRVMVVDDHPMWRDAVARDLAEAGLEVVATAGDGEQAVRRARATTPDVLVLDLNLPAKPGVQVCKEVVAANPALRVLVLSASGEHADVLEAVKSGATGYLLKSASTEELLDAVRSTAVGDPVFTPGLAGLVLGEYRRLASDPGPAAGGGDEPNAPRLTDRETEVLRLVAKGLSYKQIAERLVISHRTVQNHVQNTLGKLQLHNRVELVRYAIERGLDDE; encoded by the coding sequence ATGAGCAGGCGACAGGATCCGATCAGGGTCATGGTGGTCGACGACCACCCCATGTGGCGCGACGCGGTCGCCCGGGACCTGGCCGAGGCCGGTCTCGAGGTGGTCGCCACGGCGGGCGACGGCGAACAGGCCGTACGCCGGGCCAGGGCCACCACGCCCGACGTGCTGGTGCTGGACCTGAACCTGCCGGCCAAGCCCGGCGTCCAGGTCTGCAAGGAGGTCGTCGCCGCGAACCCGGCCCTGCGGGTCCTGGTGCTGTCCGCGAGCGGTGAGCACGCCGACGTGCTGGAGGCGGTGAAGTCCGGCGCGACCGGCTACCTGCTGAAGTCGGCGTCCACGGAGGAACTGCTGGACGCGGTGCGCTCCACGGCCGTCGGCGACCCGGTGTTCACCCCCGGCCTGGCCGGACTGGTCCTCGGCGAGTACCGCCGGCTGGCCTCCGATCCCGGCCCCGCCGCCGGCGGCGGCGACGAGCCGAACGCGCCGCGGCTGACCGACCGGGAGACCGAGGTGCTGCGTCTGGTCGCCAAGGGCCTGAGCTACAAGCAGATCGCCGAACGCCTGGTCATCTCCCACCGCACGGTCCAGAACCACGTCCAGAACACCCTCGGCAAGCTCCAGCTGCACAACAGGGTGGAACTGGTCCGGTACGCGATAGAGCGCGGCCTCGACGACGAGTGA
- a CDS encoding alpha/beta hydrolase has product MPVLPGAEPYRHEGGEVGVLLCHGFTGSPQSLRPWARYLAGQGLTVSLPLLPGHGTHWTDMAPTGWQDWYAEVDRELRTLRDRCARVFVAGLSMGGALALRLAAKHGEGVEGVIVVNPANKVHGLSAYALPVARHLVRTTKGITSDIARAGVLESGYDRVPLHSAHSLRTFLRLVDGELPQVTQPLLLLHSVQDHVVPPADPARILGRVSSTDVTEILLEQSYHVATLDHDADRIFEESYAFIARIAPSVGKEGTAVGG; this is encoded by the coding sequence GTGCCGGTCCTTCCTGGAGCCGAGCCGTACCGCCACGAGGGCGGAGAGGTCGGGGTGCTCCTCTGTCACGGCTTCACCGGTTCCCCGCAGTCGCTGCGCCCGTGGGCCCGGTACCTGGCCGGGCAGGGTCTGACCGTCTCCCTTCCGCTGCTGCCGGGCCACGGCACCCACTGGACGGACATGGCGCCGACCGGCTGGCAGGACTGGTACGCGGAGGTGGACCGCGAGCTGCGCACGCTGCGCGACCGCTGCGCGCGGGTGTTCGTGGCCGGTCTTTCCATGGGCGGCGCGCTGGCCCTGCGGCTCGCCGCGAAGCACGGTGAGGGAGTGGAGGGCGTCATCGTCGTCAACCCGGCGAACAAGGTGCACGGCCTGTCCGCGTACGCCCTTCCGGTGGCCCGCCACCTCGTCAGGACCACGAAGGGCATCACCAGCGACATCGCGAGGGCGGGTGTGCTGGAGAGCGGGTACGACCGGGTACCGCTGCACTCGGCGCACTCCCTGCGGACCTTCCTCCGGCTTGTCGACGGCGAGCTGCCGCAGGTCACCCAGCCGCTGCTGCTTCTGCACAGCGTCCAGGACCATGTCGTGCCGCCGGCCGACCCGGCCCGGATCCTCGGCCGGGTGTCCTCGACGGACGTGACCGAGATCCTGCTGGAACAGAGCTACCACGTGGCAACGTTGGACCACGATGCGGACCGGATCTTCGAGGAGAGCTACGCGTTCATCGCCCGGATCGCGCCCAGTGTCGGCAAGGAAGGGACGGCCGTAGGTGGCTGA
- a CDS encoding endonuclease/exonuclease/phosphatase family protein, which yields MPTTSLPTTSPLPDSRTEPDGSAVLRVLSYNIRSMRDDTDALARVITACAPDLVLVQEAPIFFRWRKKLARLAAASGQVILTGGGTAAGPAVLCSLRATVERTEDVLLPLTPGQFRRGLATAVVRFAGARLGVAACHLGLTATERYEQAGMLLDRLAGMGVTHAIAGGDINEPPGGRTFSRLTSVLQDCRTTAPWGAEHTFPAGAPDRRIDGIFVTKGVEVLGCGVPVGLPGVTDADLRAATDHLPVLAAVRVPAA from the coding sequence ATGCCGACGACCTCGCTGCCGACGACCTCGCCGCTTCCCGACTCCCGCACCGAGCCCGACGGTTCGGCCGTCCTCCGGGTCCTCAGCTACAACATCCGCTCCATGCGGGACGACACCGACGCCCTCGCCCGGGTCATCACGGCCTGCGCGCCCGACCTGGTCCTCGTCCAGGAAGCCCCGATCTTCTTCCGCTGGCGCAAGAAGCTCGCCCGGCTCGCGGCCGCCTCGGGTCAGGTGATCCTCACCGGTGGGGGCACGGCGGCGGGACCCGCCGTCCTGTGCTCGCTGCGGGCGACCGTCGAACGCACCGAGGACGTCCTGCTGCCGCTCACCCCCGGCCAGTTCCGCAGGGGACTCGCGACCGCCGTGGTCCGCTTCGCGGGCGCCCGGCTGGGTGTGGCCGCCTGCCACCTCGGCCTGACCGCCACCGAGCGCTACGAACAGGCGGGGATGCTGCTCGACCGGCTCGCCGGGATGGGCGTCACGCACGCGATCGCGGGCGGCGACATCAACGAGCCCCCCGGCGGACGCACCTTCAGCCGTCTGACCTCGGTACTCCAGGACTGCCGCACCACCGCGCCCTGGGGCGCCGAGCACACCTTCCCCGCCGGCGCTCCGGACCGCCGCATCGACGGCATCTTCGTGACGAAGGGCGTGGAGGTGCTGGGCTGCGGCGTGCCGGTCGGGCTTCCCGGAGTGACCGACGCCGATCTGCGCGCGGCCACCGATCACCTGCCCGTACTGGCCGCGGTGCGCGTGCCCGCAGCCTGA
- the macS gene encoding MacS family sensor histidine kinase yields the protein MAGRERVIRMSVELPLWRALAGYRVLTMLYAVGFFATAYDGFARPWVAVAYYCVLFVWTVATLPKVANAASCTKRFLAADLTVALTGIMLTTVADAPERIQSGGPTLPSIWTAGSVLAFAIKGGWRWAAFASTAVAVVNLVERGTPARDTVHNVILVWVASIAIGYVVEVARASERTLARALEIEAATRERERLARDIHDGVLQVLAMVQRRGAVIGGEAAELGRMAGEQEVALRTLVAGGLVPVSRVSQDVAEGAVVRVVEEPAQETGPVDLRSLLAPFAAARVNLAEPGAPVLLPGPAAKELAAAVGAALDNVHRHAGADARAWILVEDEPDEVVVTVRDDGPGIAEGRLAQAEGEGRLGVAQSIRGRLRDLGGSAELISTPGQGTEVELTVPKQKAEKNVRRGKAGQ from the coding sequence ATGGCCGGACGCGAGAGAGTCATCAGGATGTCGGTCGAGCTGCCGCTGTGGCGTGCGCTCGCCGGTTACCGGGTGCTCACGATGCTCTACGCGGTGGGGTTCTTCGCCACCGCCTACGACGGGTTCGCCCGGCCCTGGGTCGCGGTCGCCTACTACTGCGTCCTGTTCGTGTGGACGGTGGCCACGCTGCCCAAGGTCGCGAACGCGGCGAGCTGCACCAAGCGCTTCCTCGCCGCCGACCTCACCGTGGCGCTCACCGGGATCATGCTCACGACCGTCGCGGACGCACCCGAACGCATCCAGTCGGGCGGCCCGACGCTGCCGTCGATATGGACCGCCGGTTCGGTCCTGGCGTTCGCCATCAAGGGCGGCTGGCGCTGGGCGGCCTTCGCGTCCACGGCTGTCGCGGTCGTCAACCTGGTCGAGCGCGGAACCCCGGCCCGCGACACCGTCCACAACGTGATCCTCGTCTGGGTCGCCTCCATCGCCATCGGCTACGTCGTCGAGGTCGCCCGCGCCTCCGAGCGCACCCTCGCCCGCGCGCTGGAGATCGAGGCCGCCACCCGGGAGCGGGAGCGGCTCGCCCGGGACATCCACGACGGGGTGCTCCAGGTGCTGGCGATGGTGCAGCGGCGCGGCGCGGTCATCGGAGGCGAGGCGGCCGAACTGGGCCGCATGGCGGGGGAGCAGGAGGTCGCGCTGCGCACCCTGGTGGCCGGCGGTCTCGTGCCCGTCTCCCGGGTGTCGCAGGACGTGGCCGAGGGCGCCGTCGTGCGGGTGGTGGAGGAGCCCGCGCAGGAGACGGGTCCGGTCGACCTGCGCTCGCTGCTGGCCCCCTTCGCCGCCGCCCGGGTCAACCTCGCCGAGCCGGGCGCCCCGGTCCTGCTGCCCGGGCCCGCCGCGAAGGAGCTGGCCGCGGCGGTCGGGGCGGCCCTGGACAATGTGCACCGGCACGCCGGGGCGGACGCCCGGGCCTGGATCCTGGTCGAGGACGAGCCCGACGAGGTGGTCGTCACCGTGCGGGACGACGGGCCCGGCATCGCCGAGGGGCGGCTCGCGCAGGCGGAGGGCGAAGGACGGCTCGGGGTCGCGCAGTCGATCCGGGGCCGGCTGCGCGACCTCGGCGGCAGCGCCGAGCTGATCTCCACCCCGGGGCAGGGCACCGAGGTGGAGCTGACGGTGCCGAAGCAGAAGGCGGAGAAGAACGTGCGGCGGGGGAAGGCGGGACAGTGA
- a CDS encoding 6-phosphofructokinase — translation MRVGVLTGGGDCPGLNAVIRAVVRKGVQEYGHDFVGFRDGWRGPLEGRSIRLDIPAVRGILPRGGTILGSSRTNPLKEEDGIRRIKDTLARQRVEALITIGGEDTLGVAARLSDEYRVPCVGVPKTIDNDLSATDYTFGFDTAVGIATEAIDRLHTTAESHMRVLVVEVMGRHAGWIALHSGLAGGANVILIPEQRFDIEQVCAWVTSRFRASYAPIVVVAEGAMPRDGDVVLKDGSLDSFGHVRLSGVGEWLAKEIERRTGKEARTTVLGHVQRGGTPSAFDRWLATRFGLHAIDAVHEGDYGTMVALRGTDIVRVPIAEATARLKTVDPALYSEVGVFFG, via the coding sequence ATGCGCGTCGGAGTACTGACCGGAGGCGGGGACTGCCCCGGCCTGAACGCCGTCATCCGGGCGGTCGTCCGCAAGGGCGTCCAGGAGTACGGCCATGACTTCGTCGGGTTCCGGGACGGCTGGCGGGGTCCCCTGGAAGGGAGGTCCATCCGCCTCGACATCCCCGCCGTACGCGGCATCCTGCCCCGCGGCGGCACGATCCTCGGCTCCTCGCGGACCAACCCCCTCAAGGAAGAGGACGGCATCCGCCGCATCAAGGACACCCTCGCCCGGCAGCGGGTCGAGGCCCTGATCACCATCGGCGGCGAGGACACCCTCGGGGTCGCCGCCCGCCTCAGCGACGAGTACCGGGTGCCCTGTGTCGGCGTGCCGAAGACCATAGACAACGACCTGTCCGCCACCGACTACACCTTCGGCTTCGACACCGCCGTGGGCATCGCGACCGAGGCCATCGACCGGCTGCACACCACCGCCGAGTCGCACATGCGGGTCCTGGTCGTCGAGGTGATGGGCCGTCACGCGGGCTGGATCGCCCTGCACTCGGGCCTGGCCGGCGGCGCCAACGTCATCCTCATCCCCGAGCAGCGCTTCGACATCGAGCAGGTCTGTGCCTGGGTGACCTCCCGTTTCCGGGCCTCGTACGCGCCGATCGTGGTGGTCGCCGAGGGCGCCATGCCCAGGGACGGCGACGTGGTGCTGAAGGACGGCTCGCTGGACTCCTTCGGACACGTCCGGCTGTCCGGCGTCGGCGAGTGGCTCGCCAAGGAGATCGAGCGGCGGACGGGGAAGGAGGCCCGTACGACGGTCCTCGGCCATGTGCAGCGAGGCGGCACCCCGAGCGCCTTCGACCGCTGGCTCGCCACCCGCTTCGGCCTGCACGCCATCGACGCCGTCCACGAGGGCGACTACGGCACGATGGTCGCCCTGCGCGGCACGGACATCGTCCGGGTACCGATCGCCGAGGCCACCGCCAGACTGAAGACGGTGGACCCGGCGCTGTACTCGGAGGTCGGGGTGTTCTTCGGCTGA
- a CDS encoding anthranilate synthase family protein, whose product MDLARLLHDDRPFALLRRRTPGHDADTVEVLLGPVATYDRLAELPGEGLALVPFRQIRERGFDVRDDGTPLTVLIPQETHVLPLADAVDRLPAHDVRVEDGGFDVPDERYAEIVGRVLRDEIGRGEGANFVIRRTYEGRIPGFGRADALALFRRLLEGERGAYWTFVVHTGDRTLVGASPEVHVRMSGGTVVMNPISGTYRYPAEGPTPELLLDFLADDKEVEELSMVVDEELKMMCTVGDMGGVVIGPRLKEMAHLAHTEYELRGRSSLDVREVLKETMFAATVTGSPVQNACRVIERHEVGGRGYYAGALALLGRDSGGAQTLDSPILIRTADIDAAGRLRVPVGATLVRGSDPAGEVAETHAKAAGVLAALGVRPGRPRTEGARPRLADDPRVREALDGRRASLAPFWLRMQERTGELTGHALVVDGEDTFTAMLAHVLRSIGLEVGVRRYDEPGLTESVLAHEGPVVLGPGPGDPCDLSDPKMRLLRELTARVVREHRHGVLGVCLGHELIAAELGLDIVRKEVPYQGAQTTVDLFGRQETVGFYNSFVARCDDEALRELAAHGVEVSRAANGEVHALRGPRRAEGAPMNAVAGVQFHPESVLTLNGPSVVRELVARVCAEPRPAR is encoded by the coding sequence ATGGACCTGGCACGGCTGCTCCACGACGACCGCCCCTTCGCCCTGCTCCGCCGCCGCACCCCCGGCCATGACGCGGACACGGTGGAGGTCCTGCTCGGTCCGGTCGCCACGTACGACCGGCTCGCCGAGCTCCCCGGGGAGGGCCTGGCCCTCGTCCCCTTCCGGCAGATCCGCGAGCGCGGCTTCGACGTCCGCGACGACGGCACGCCCCTGACGGTGCTGATCCCGCAGGAGACGCACGTCCTGCCGCTGGCGGACGCCGTCGACCGGCTCCCGGCCCACGACGTGCGCGTCGAGGACGGTGGCTTCGACGTGCCCGACGAGCGTTACGCGGAGATCGTCGGACGGGTGCTGCGGGACGAGATCGGGCGGGGCGAGGGCGCCAACTTCGTGATCCGCCGGACGTACGAGGGGCGGATCCCCGGCTTCGGCCGGGCCGACGCGCTGGCCCTCTTCCGGCGGCTGCTCGAGGGCGAGCGGGGCGCCTACTGGACGTTCGTCGTGCACACCGGGGACCGGACCCTGGTGGGCGCCAGCCCGGAGGTCCATGTGCGGATGTCCGGCGGCACGGTCGTGATGAACCCCATCAGCGGGACGTACCGGTATCCGGCCGAGGGGCCGACACCCGAGCTTCTGCTGGACTTCCTCGCCGACGACAAGGAGGTCGAGGAGCTGTCGATGGTCGTCGACGAGGAGCTCAAGATGATGTGCACCGTCGGCGACATGGGCGGGGTGGTGATCGGCCCCCGGCTGAAGGAGATGGCTCATCTCGCGCACACCGAGTACGAGCTGCGCGGCAGATCCTCGCTGGACGTGCGGGAGGTCCTGAAGGAGACCATGTTCGCGGCGACCGTCACCGGCTCTCCGGTACAGAACGCCTGCCGGGTCATCGAGCGCCACGAGGTCGGCGGGCGGGGCTACTACGCCGGTGCGCTGGCTCTGCTGGGCAGGGACTCGGGCGGTGCGCAGACCCTCGACTCCCCGATCCTGATCCGCACCGCCGACATCGACGCGGCCGGGCGGCTGCGGGTGCCGGTCGGCGCCACCCTCGTACGGGGTTCGGATCCGGCGGGGGAGGTCGCGGAGACGCACGCGAAGGCGGCGGGCGTGCTGGCCGCGCTCGGTGTACGGCCGGGCAGGCCCCGCACGGAGGGCGCGCGGCCCCGGCTGGCCGACGACCCCCGGGTGCGGGAGGCGCTGGACGGGCGCCGGGCCTCGCTGGCGCCGTTCTGGCTGCGGATGCAGGAGCGGACCGGGGAGCTGACCGGTCACGCGCTCGTCGTCGACGGCGAGGACACCTTCACCGCGATGCTCGCGCACGTACTGCGGTCGATCGGCCTCGAGGTGGGCGTGCGGCGCTACGACGAGCCCGGGCTGACGGAGTCGGTGCTCGCGCACGAGGGGCCCGTGGTGCTGGGCCCCGGCCCCGGTGACCCGTGCGACCTGTCCGATCCCAAGATGCGGCTGCTGCGGGAGCTGACCGCGCGGGTGGTCCGGGAGCACCGGCACGGTGTCCTCGGGGTCTGCCTCGGGCACGAGCTGATCGCGGCGGAGCTGGGGCTGGACATCGTCCGCAAGGAGGTGCCGTACCAGGGGGCGCAGACGACCGTTGACCTGTTCGGGCGCCAGGAGACCGTCGGGTTCTACAACAGCTTCGTGGCGCGGTGCGACGACGAGGCGCTGCGGGAGCTGGCCGCGCACGGGGTGGAGGTGAGCCGGGCCGCGAACGGCGAGGTGCACGCGCTGCGCGGGCCGCGTCGTGCGGAGGGCGCGCCGATGAACGCCGTCGCCGGGGTCCAGTTCCATCCCGAGTCGGTGCTGACGCTGAACGGGCCGTCCGTGGTGCGGGAGTTGGTGGCCCGGGTGTGCGCCGAGCCCCGGCCGGCCCGTTAG
- a CDS encoding lysophospholipid acyltransferase family protein, whose product MKVAIGGPLKVTFRPWVEGLENIPAEGPAILASNHLSFSDSFFLPAVLDRKVTFIAKAEYFTTPGVKGRLTAAFFKGVGQLPVDRSGGRGAGEAAVRSGIEVLERGELFGIYPEGTRSPDGRLYRGKPGGLARVALATGAPVIPVAMIDTEKIQPPGKVLPKVMRPGIRIGEPLDFARYQGMEHDRFVLRALTDEVMYEIMKLSGQEYVDMYATAAKRQIAEAAKAEKEAERSAKAALAQAEKDRTKKDPDQ is encoded by the coding sequence ATGAAGGTCGCTATCGGGGGACCGCTGAAGGTCACCTTCAGGCCCTGGGTGGAAGGCCTCGAGAACATTCCCGCCGAGGGCCCCGCGATCCTGGCGAGCAACCACCTGTCCTTCTCGGACTCGTTCTTCCTGCCCGCGGTCCTCGACCGCAAGGTCACCTTCATCGCGAAGGCCGAGTACTTCACGACGCCCGGGGTGAAGGGCCGGCTGACGGCCGCCTTCTTCAAGGGCGTCGGCCAGCTCCCGGTGGACCGCTCCGGCGGCCGCGGGGCCGGCGAGGCCGCGGTCCGCAGCGGCATCGAGGTACTGGAGCGGGGCGAGCTGTTCGGCATCTACCCGGAGGGCACGCGCTCGCCCGACGGCCGGCTCTACCGCGGGAAACCGGGCGGCCTCGCGCGCGTGGCGCTCGCCACCGGCGCTCCGGTGATCCCGGTCGCGATGATCGACACCGAGAAGATCCAGCCGCCGGGGAAGGTCCTGCCGAAGGTCATGCGGCCCGGCATCCGCATCGGCGAACCGCTGGACTTCGCCCGGTACCAGGGCATGGAACACGACCGCTTCGTGCTGCGCGCCCTGACCGACGAGGTCATGTACGAGATCATGAAGCTCTCCGGCCAGGAGTACGTCGACATGTACGCGACCGCCGCCAAGCGGCAGATCGCGGAGGCGGCGAAGGCCGAGAAGGAAGCGGAGAGGTCCGCGAAGGCGGCGCTCGCGCAGGCCGAGAAGGACCGGACGAAGAAGGACCCGGACCAGTAG
- a CDS encoding trp operon leader peptide, with protein sequence MFALSIQNWWWTAHPAAH encoded by the coding sequence ATGTTCGCGCTTTCGATCCAGAACTGGTGGTGGACCGCTCATCCGGCGGCCCACTGA